The proteins below come from a single Lineus longissimus chromosome 5, tnLinLong1.2, whole genome shotgun sequence genomic window:
- the LOC135487716 gene encoding uncharacterized protein LOC135487716 yields MADVRRHDWQPYPREWINADSPIVEDQAFTIMTYNILCDVVALHNPGYKYVRDGFLKMEDRHPLIVAEVKQRCPDVLCLQEVENNNLSERLIPDLKREGYVCASDHTGYKEGPATFYRPERFSLEWFARRVAHDAFMELLQDSNSLSDEITAAVREYLERPKEFILTKLKCKKSGWLVTVANIHTTWEDLEWPTVQTAQVCAGLRKLLELSGGSDSCYVYTGDFNSLPSCPPYCFLRDGRLSPEVLAKYPDKKLVALDNGEVFSLPEVVPHLFCHNEPLKNAYLVVKGRNPEATNCDPLSLTDDPVFIGCLDYIWYNSKTIGCSGVVDTPPQRLLKEEVGLPSTNFPSDHIYLMAKLHFL; encoded by the exons ATGGCTGACGTCAGACGCCATGATTGGCAGCCTTACCCGAGGGAATGGATCAACGCAGACTCCCCTATTGTCGAAGATCAAGCTTTCACTATCATGACCTATAACATTTTATGCGATGTTGTCGCCCTGCACAATCCAGGGTACAAATACGTCAGGGACGGTTTTCTGAAAATGGAGGACCGGCATCCTCTCATTGTAGCAGAGGTGAAGCAGCGGTGCCCGGATGTGCTCTGTCTGCAAGAGGTTGAGAACAATAACTTGAGTGAGAGGTTGATACCAGACTTGAAGAGGGAGGGGTATGTTTGTGCTTCTGATCATACTGGCTATAAGGAAGGACCTGCCACATTCTACAGGCCTGAACGTTTTTCCCTTGAGTGGTTCGCGCGTCGTGTGGCACATGATGCATTCATGGAACTCTTGCAA GATAGCAATTCACTATCCGATGAAATTACGGCAGCAGTCAGAGAATATTTGGAACGTCCTAAAGAATTCATATTAACCAAGCTAAAGTGTAAAAAGAGCGGATGGTTGGTCACTGTTGCAAACATCCATACGACGTGGGAAGACTTGGAATGGCCGACGGTGCAGACGGCTCAG GTTTGTGCGGGGTTAAGAAAACTGCTCGAACTATCCGGAGGAAGTGACTCCTGTTATGTTTACACGGGAGATTTCAATAGCTTGCCCTCCTGTCCACCATATTGCTTTCTCCGAGATGGTCGACTGTCACCGGAAGTTCTCGCAAAGTATCCAGACAAGAAACTTGTTGCCTTGGACAACGGCGAG GTTTTTTCGCTTCCTGAAGTTGTCCCACATCTGTTTTGCCATAACGAGCCATTGAAAAATGCATATTTGGTCGTAAAG GGGCGAAATCCAGAAGCCACAAACTGTGACCCGCTATCCCTCACTGACGACCCCGTCTTCATTGGATGCTTGGACTACATATGGTACAACAGTAAGACCATTGGCTGTTCTGGCGTGGTAGACACGCCTCCCCAGCGTCTACTGAAGGAAGAAGTGGGTCTACCAAGCACCAACTTCCCATCCGACCATATCTATCTGATGGCAAAGTTGCATTTCTTATAA
- the LOC135487992 gene encoding protein eva-1 homolog C-like isoform X1, protein MPWSWSWNTLGLIFASLAYISDSKDSSDSNYGRLSSTLYTFQEHACSGETLKLRCPQDTTLSIQFAQFGRQVPSHQMCPSKPGSLLPQSSQEEDTNCLATTSLEVVLKACQEKRHCSVEATSDTFGQDPCAGTTKYLEVAYKCRPNEFKSQLACEGQEMVLYCPKKKTRIAIYSAMFGRTAEGTDECPSYSGDEDQECQSTYTLDEVMKRCHGRRQCMVEANEHIFGDPCPPRMKKYLHVIFTCVQKRILKELKREPSIRGHVAPDLEKDRRKPRPRPVEIDLPDAIQQEPKLPIQTNWEPEETGSSHLSINGQPNYDGDTSTLDSSTTISVDTSLHSPSGTTLPTEEEVCNTSLSSSNQFMIGFISDWISTYNFILDHREKAILYFVLGTCGGLVCLLLVIIFKIVTHRQNRKKKSVEITPEEIRGRRLSRPPGAHHSLLLEDADIPLAYNTDTVQSNQSDQGNGIEVIRYNSRVPLRTSGESGNRTLNHYYT, encoded by the exons ATGCCGTGGTCGTGGAGTTGGAATACACTTGGGTTGATATTTGCATCCTTGGCTTACATTAGTGATTCAAAGGATAGTAGTGATTCAAATTATG GTCGGTTATCGAGCACCCTGTACACATTTCAGGAGCATGCATGCAGTGGTGAAACGCTGAAACTGCGATGTCCCCAAGATACAACTTTGAGCATCCAGTTTGCACAATTTGGCCGCCAAGTCCCTAGTCATCAAATGTGTCCATCGAAACCAGGCAGCTTATTACCTCAGTCATCTCAGGAAGAGGATACGAATTGTCTGGCTACAACATCCCTTGAG GTGGTGCTAAAAGCTTGTCAGGAAAAACGCCATTGTTCAGTGGAGGCAACGTCAGACACATTTGGACAGGATCCTTGTGCCGGCACAACGAAATACCTAGAAGTTGCTTATAAGTGTAGACCAA atgaATTCAAAAGTCAGCTAGCCTGTGAAGGTCAAGAAATGGTGCTTTACTGTCCAAAAAAGAAAACTCGTATAGCTATTTATTCTGCCATGTTTGGACGGACAGCAGAGGGGACTGACGAGTGTCCGTCCTACTCAGGCGACGAGGATCAAG AGTGCCAATCAACATATACTTTAGATGAGGTGATGAAGCGCTGCCACGGGAGACGTCAATGTATGGTCGAAGCCAATGAACATATTTTTGGAGACCCCTGTCCGCCCAGGATGAAAAAATACCTTCATGTGATATTTACTTGTG ttCAGAAAAGAATATTAAAAGAATTAAAAAGAGAACCATCAATACGTGGTCATGTCGCACCAGACCTCGAAAAGGATCGGCGGAAACCTCGTCCTCGGCCTGTGGAAATTGATCTCCCTGACGCAATCCAGCAAGAACCTAAATTGCCGATTCAAACGAATTGGGAACCGGAGGAAACTGGCAGCAGTCATCTGAGCATTAACGGTCAGCCAAATTATGATGGTGATACGTCCACTCTTGATTCGTCTACCACTATCTCTGTTGACACTAGTCTGCACTCGCCTTCAG GGACAACTCTTCCGACCGAGGAGGAAGTCTGCAacacatcattatcatcatcgaaCCAGTTCATGATCGGCTTCATATCAGACTGGATCAGcacatataatttcattttaG ACCACAGGGAAAAAGCAATCTTATATTTCGTCCTTGGAACATGTGGAGGACTTGTCTGCCTTTTACTAGTCATCATCTTTAAAATCGTCACTCACAGACAAAACAGAAAAAAGAAATCTGTCGAAATAACGCCAGAAGAAATACGGGGAAGACGGCTCAGCCGCCCACCTGGGGCGCATCACAGTCTTCTCTTGGAGGATGCAGATATACCGTTAGCGTATAATACAGATACTGTTCAAAGTAACCAGAGCGATCAGGGTAACGGGATTGAGGTCATACGGTATAATAGTCGTGTACCGCTCCGCACGAGTGGAGAATCGGGTAATCGAACTTTGAATCATTACTACACGTGA
- the LOC135487992 gene encoding protein eva-1 homolog C-like isoform X2, whose product MPWSWSWNTLGLIFASLAYISDSKDSSDSNYGRLSSTLYTFQEHACSGETLKLRCPQDTTLSIQFAQFGRQVPSHQMCPSKPGSLLPQSSQEEDTNCLATTSLEVVLKACQEKRHCSVEATSDTFGQDPCAGTTKYLEVAYKCRPNEFKSQLACEGQEMVLYCPKKKTRIAIYSAMFGRTAEGTDECPSYSGDEDQECQSTYTLDEVMKRCHGRRQCMVEANEHIFGDPCPPRMKKYLHVIFTCVQKRILKELKREPSIRGHVAPDLEKDRRKPRPRPVEIDLPDAIQQEPKLPIQTNWEPEETGSSHLSINGTTLPTEEEVCNTSLSSSNQFMIGFISDWISTYNFILDHREKAILYFVLGTCGGLVCLLLVIIFKIVTHRQNRKKKSVEITPEEIRGRRLSRPPGAHHSLLLEDADIPLAYNTDTVQSNQSDQGNGIEVIRYNSRVPLRTSGESGNRTLNHYYT is encoded by the exons ATGCCGTGGTCGTGGAGTTGGAATACACTTGGGTTGATATTTGCATCCTTGGCTTACATTAGTGATTCAAAGGATAGTAGTGATTCAAATTATG GTCGGTTATCGAGCACCCTGTACACATTTCAGGAGCATGCATGCAGTGGTGAAACGCTGAAACTGCGATGTCCCCAAGATACAACTTTGAGCATCCAGTTTGCACAATTTGGCCGCCAAGTCCCTAGTCATCAAATGTGTCCATCGAAACCAGGCAGCTTATTACCTCAGTCATCTCAGGAAGAGGATACGAATTGTCTGGCTACAACATCCCTTGAG GTGGTGCTAAAAGCTTGTCAGGAAAAACGCCATTGTTCAGTGGAGGCAACGTCAGACACATTTGGACAGGATCCTTGTGCCGGCACAACGAAATACCTAGAAGTTGCTTATAAGTGTAGACCAA atgaATTCAAAAGTCAGCTAGCCTGTGAAGGTCAAGAAATGGTGCTTTACTGTCCAAAAAAGAAAACTCGTATAGCTATTTATTCTGCCATGTTTGGACGGACAGCAGAGGGGACTGACGAGTGTCCGTCCTACTCAGGCGACGAGGATCAAG AGTGCCAATCAACATATACTTTAGATGAGGTGATGAAGCGCTGCCACGGGAGACGTCAATGTATGGTCGAAGCCAATGAACATATTTTTGGAGACCCCTGTCCGCCCAGGATGAAAAAATACCTTCATGTGATATTTACTTGTG ttCAGAAAAGAATATTAAAAGAATTAAAAAGAGAACCATCAATACGTGGTCATGTCGCACCAGACCTCGAAAAGGATCGGCGGAAACCTCGTCCTCGGCCTGTGGAAATTGATCTCCCTGACGCAATCCAGCAAGAACCTAAATTGCCGATTCAAACGAATTGGGAACCGGAGGAAACTGGCAGCAGTCATCTGAGCATTAACG GGACAACTCTTCCGACCGAGGAGGAAGTCTGCAacacatcattatcatcatcgaaCCAGTTCATGATCGGCTTCATATCAGACTGGATCAGcacatataatttcattttaG ACCACAGGGAAAAAGCAATCTTATATTTCGTCCTTGGAACATGTGGAGGACTTGTCTGCCTTTTACTAGTCATCATCTTTAAAATCGTCACTCACAGACAAAACAGAAAAAAGAAATCTGTCGAAATAACGCCAGAAGAAATACGGGGAAGACGGCTCAGCCGCCCACCTGGGGCGCATCACAGTCTTCTCTTGGAGGATGCAGATATACCGTTAGCGTATAATACAGATACTGTTCAAAGTAACCAGAGCGATCAGGGTAACGGGATTGAGGTCATACGGTATAATAGTCGTGTACCGCTCCGCACGAGTGGAGAATCGGGTAATCGAACTTTGAATCATTACTACACGTGA